The Paramicrobacterium fandaimingii DNA segment AGCAGCCACCGCTGAATCCGCTTCCCGACAGACTGAGCGGGCTGCGAACTTCCAGAACTGCCGCGGGACTCGGCGGATGCTGCGGGCACGCGCGCCGCGTTCGGATCGCTCGCTGCCGCGACAGCATCCTGAATCAGCTTGTGCGGCTGCTCAATGCCGCGCTTGACGCTCGCGCGGATCACCGGTTTTCCCGCGAAGCGCTGCGGGGTACGCACGTCGACGTCGACGGCGAAGATCACGGCGTCTGCCGCGTCGACGACATCGTCGGGCAACGCCTTGTATCCGCTCGATCCCTGCGGCTCAACCGAGAACTCGACACCGTCTTCCGCTGCCGCGGCAGTCAGCGCATCGGCGGCCATGAATGTGTGGGCGATGCCCGTCGCGCACGCTGTGACGGCGACGATGCGCGCGGGGTGCCCGTCGATGGTCGGACCATCGGGTTGCGTCACTTCCGTCGCCGGTGCGACAGCGGCAGCATCCTGTTCGTCAATGGCCTCGCTGACGATCGCCACGACATCGTCGGCGGATGCTGCGGAACGAAGCGCAGCGGTGAAGTCTTCCTTCATCAAGTGACGCGCCAGCTTCGAGAGCACGGCAAGGTGCTCTTCGGCCGCGTTATCGGGTGCGGCGATGAGGAAGACGAGGTCCGCGTCGCCGTCGGGCGCGCCGAAGTCGATGCCGGGCGCGAGCCTCGCGAACGCGAGCGACGCCTGCGTCACCGCCGGGCTCTTCGCGTGCGGAATCGCGATGCCACCGGGGAGACCGGTTTCATCTTTCTGCTCGCGCTCCCACGCATCGGCAGCGAGTGCGTCGGCATCGGTGGCGCGGCCCTGCGCGGCAACGCGCGCGGCGAGAGCGCTGATGACTGCTTTCTTGTCTGCACCGAGGTCAGCATCGAGGCTGACGAGTTCGGCTGTGATTGTCTGGGACATGGTGTCCTCCGCTGTCGGGCGTGAACGCTCAGTTCACGCGGTGGGTCTCGATGCCCGTTGTGGGCAGATCTTCGGGGCGCGGCGCCTGTGTGCCGGGGAGCGAAGCCGCGGCGGAGCCGTATTGGATGGATCGCCGGAGGCTGCCCTCGGCGTCGGCACCGTCATCCTGCGCGAGCAGGTATCCCGCCAGCGCGCTGTCACCAGCGCCGACAGTGCTCACCACAGTGACGCGCGGTGCCGTTCCGACCCAGGCGCCTTCCGCAGTGACGAGCAGCGCACCCTGCGAACCGAGCGTGACGAGCGCGGCGGCCGCCTTGTCGGGGACGCAGCGTGCCGCGTGCGCGAGAGCCGTTGCAGCGCGATCCGAGTCGTCGGGAGCAAGCGATGCGCCGACGAGCTCAGCGAGTTCTTCGTGGTTCGGCTTGATGAGATCGGGGCGGGCGACGCCGACGACGTTTCGCAGGGCTGCTCCCGATGCGTCAACGGCAACGCGAGGCGCTTCGGCCCCGTGGTGTTCGCGCACGGCGGTGATCACGTCGGCGTAGAAGCTCGCGGGAGCCCCGGGGGGAAGCGAGCCGGCGAGAACGAGCCAGCCTGAACTCTCGCTGGCATCGACAACGGCCGAGACCAGAGAATCGACGTCGGTCGAAGAAAGGAATGCTCCGGGAAGATTGACCTTTGTGGTTACTCCCTCGGGATCGACGAGAGTGATGTTCGACCGTGCTACGCCATCGATGCGCACTGGACGTACGTCGACGTGTGCCGCGTCGAGCGCTCCCGCGTACGGGTCGCCGTCGGCCAGCGGAAGAACTGCGACGCTCTCGCCTCCCGCTGCAGCGACCACGCGGGCGACGTTGATGCCCTTCCCGCCCGCGTCTTCTCGCGTTGACACGGCGATCTGAACGTGGCCAGGTGCGAGGGGTGCTCCGAGTGTCACCGTCTTATCGAGGGAGGGATTCGCCGTGAGCGTGGTGATCATGCGATCTTCATCTCGACATTCGCCTCGTCAAGAGCTGTTTGCAGGCTGGCGTCCGGCTTGCCGTCGGTGACGAGCACATCGATCTGAGACAGCGTGGCAAAACTCACAAGTGCTTCGCGCCCGAGCTTCTCGACGTCGGCGACGACAATGGTTCGCCGCGCCGAGCGGATGATCTCGCGCTTGACTGAAGCTTCCTCGGCATCGGGGGTGCTGAGGCCGAACGCGGCCGAAAGTCCATTGACGCCGACGAAGGCGATATCGGGTCGCAGTCCCTCGACCGACCGCATGGTGCCCGAGCCGACCGCGGCTGCTGTGAGGCCGCGAATCTGACCGCCGATCAGCGTAAGTCCCACGGAGGGAACCTCCGAAAGCGGGTACGCGATGGCCAGCGAGTGCGTCACCACCTCGATATTCCCGTCGGCAAGCACCGGAATGAGTTGCTGCATGACGGCAGCGGTTGTGGTGCCGGCGTCGAAGAAGATGGAACCCTGGAAATCAGGCGGGATCAGGCCGCTCGCACGGCGGGCGATCGCTGCCTTCGCCGCGCTGTGCCGCTGGGTGCGGACGGAGAGCGACGGCTCGCTCGTGCTCGCCGTATCTGCGGGAACGGCACCGCCGTGAACGCGGCGGAGCACGCCGGCGCTCTCAAGATGATCGAGGTCTCGCCTGACCGTCTCGGTCGTGATGTCTAAGCGGCTCGCGAGGTCGACAACCGTCACGCGAGCGTCATCGCGCAGCATCCGCTCTATGACGTCGTATCGCTCCGTTGCGTACATCGCACCTCCAGGTTTCAAACACATTACAACATTTGTATCTTGTTTTACAAGTGTTTTTCTTTGAATATCTTCTATTGTCTGCAGATGCGGTTTCTGGACTCATGACGACGAGTTCGCCAGAGCCCTGCATGTCGGTAGCCTGACGAGCATGTTCCTTCTCCCCATCGGGATCGTCTTCGGCGCGTGCTATCTGATTTCACGCCGGAGGGATCCGAGGCTACTGCGCAACGGTCCTTTTCTTGTTGCGGCGATCACGTTCGGCATCATCGGCATTCTCGCGATCCTCGCCGAATACAACATCGTCGCCTCGATCCTGCTGTGGATCATTGCGCTCGCGATTCCACTCAGCATTCTCGTCTTCGGCATCGGCCTGATCGCCAACGGCGTCACGATGCTGCGTCGCGAGGGCCGCAGTCTTGGCCATCAGCTCTCGCTCATCGTCGGTGTGCTCGTGCTCGTGCTTCCGATTGTCGCGGTGGTTCTCGTCATGCAGTTCGGGCTGCCGGGGTTCTGGATTGCGGCGCTCATTGGCCTCGCTTCGGCGTATGCGAGTGTGGCGTTCGTATCGTTCGCCGTCTACTCGATCGTGTACGGGCGCATGCGACACACGTTTGCGCCGTCAGCCATCGTCATTCATGGGTCGGGACTCATTCGCGGGCGCGTCACCGCTCTGCTGCGAGGCAGGCTCGACCGCGGACTGCGGGTGTACGGCAGCGAGCTCGCGCGCGGCAATCGTCCTGTACTTGTGCCGTCGGGTGGGCAGGGTGACGACGAACCGCGCCCCGAAGGCGAGGCGATGGCAGAGTACATCAAGGAGCAGGGCGTGCCCGAGGCAGACATCGTCCCAGAAACGCGGTCGACGAGCACTCGCGAGAACATCGCCTACTCGGTTGAACTCCTCGATGCCGCTGATCGTTGCGGCCCGATCATGCTCGTCACGAGCGACTACCACGTGCTGCGCACCGCGTCGCTGGCGCGGCGCATGAACGTCGACGCCCAGGTGGTGGGGTCTCGCACAGCGCGCTACTACGTGCCGAGCGCGTTCATTCGCGAGTTCGTCGCCCTCCTCGTCGAGAACCGTGTCGTGACGCTGATCGCGGTCGGCACGTTCGCGGTGCTGATGGTCGCGATCCTGGTCGGAACGCTCACCGCTGCCCTCGGGTAGCGCACCTACGTCGCCTCAGTCGTAGGAGCGCGCCCTCACCCAGGGAATCGGCAGCAGGTCGGTGGGCGAGACCACGCCGACCTCGCCGCCGTCAGAGACGATGACGCGGATGCTGTCGCCGAAGTTCGGCACCAGCTCACGACACACGCCACAGGGGTTGATCACGATCGGCACGTCAGCAGGGTCGAGACCGACGGCGACGATCGTGTCGACAGCATCCTCCCCCGCCATGCGCGCATTGGCGATCGCCGTCGGCTCTGCGCACACGTTCACGCGCGCCGTACTCAGGCTGAGCCCTGTATAGATCGCACCCGACGTTCCCCGCGCAGCGACGGCTACCCGATGCTGCCGGGAATCGTGCGCACGCACGAGCACAGCGGATGCCGCCTCGCACAGCTCGTCATCGGCACTCGTCAGCTTCTGCATGATCGTCACTCCCCGGCCTACTCGAGCCCCGTGTAGACAGTCTTCTCCCACGTGTAGAACTCGGTTGCCGTGTGCCCCTGCTCGCGGAACGTGTTGGACGATGAGTCCTTCACTCCCCCGAACGGCACGTGCAGGTCGAGCCCTGACGTCGGCCGGTTCACCTTCACGACGCCGGCCTGCACGCGGCTGGCGAAGTTTGTCGAGTACGCAAGGCTGTCAGTGCAGATGCCCGCGGTGAGCCCGTATGGCGAATCGTTGATCGCCGCGAGGCCCGACTCGTAGTCGTCGACGTCGAGCACCGCGACAACCGGGCCGAAGATCTCGTCTGTGGCGATCGGTGAGTCGTGCGCAACATCGGTGGCGACGACAGGCGCGAAGTGAAGTCCGTCGGCACTCGCGTCACCGTATGCCAGACGGGCACCGCCCGCGACAGCATCCTCAACCGCCGTGACATCTTGCTTAAGCTGCGCCTCGCTCACGACCGGGCCCATCGTCGTGCCCGCATCGAGGCCGTCGCCGGGAACGTAGGTGCTGGCGAGAGCCGTGAGCTCGTCGAGGAATGCCTGGCGAACTCCGGGCGTCACGTAGACACGCGAGGTTGCCGTGCAGGCCTGGCCCGTGAGGCTGAATGCGCCGGCCGCGACGACCTTCGCCGCCTTCTTCGCGTCAGCATCATCGAGAACGAGCACGCCGTTCTTGCCGCCCATTTCGAGCTGGGCGCGAGCGCGACGCGCACCGAGTGTCTGCTGCAGCTTCAGCCCGACGTTTGTCGACCCGGTGAACGAGAGCGCGGCAACACGCGGATCATTCGCGAGTGCCTCGCCCACGACGCTGCCGCGCCCGTGAACGACGTTGAAGACACCGGCAGGCAGGCCCGCGTCGCGCAGCGCCAGCCCTAAGTGCGTCGCCGACATCGGGGTGATCTCGGCCGGCTTCAGCACCACGGCATTGCCGCTGACCAGCGCTGGGGCGGTCTTCCACGCCGGAATCGCGATGGGGAAGTTCCACGGTGTGATCAACCCGACGACGCCAAGCGCTT contains these protein-coding regions:
- a CDS encoding DeoR/GlpR family DNA-binding transcription regulator — its product is MYATERYDVIERMLRDDARVTVVDLASRLDITTETVRRDLDHLESAGVLRRVHGGAVPADTASTSEPSLSVRTQRHSAAKAAIARRASGLIPPDFQGSIFFDAGTTTAAVMQQLIPVLADGNIEVVTHSLAIAYPLSEVPSVGLTLIGGQIRGLTAAAVGSGTMRSVEGLRPDIAFVGVNGLSAAFGLSTPDAEEASVKREIIRSARRTIVVADVEKLGREALVSFATLSQIDVLVTDGKPDASLQTALDEANVEMKIA
- a CDS encoding 1-phosphofructokinase family hexose kinase encodes the protein MITTLTANPSLDKTVTLGAPLAPGHVQIAVSTREDAGGKGINVARVVAAAGGESVAVLPLADGDPYAGALDAAHVDVRPVRIDGVARSNITLVDPEGVTTKVNLPGAFLSSTDVDSLVSAVVDASESSGWLVLAGSLPPGAPASFYADVITAVREHHGAEAPRVAVDASGAALRNVVGVARPDLIKPNHEELAELVGASLAPDDSDRAATALAHAARCVPDKAAAALVTLGSQGALLVTAEGAWVGTAPRVTVVSTVGAGDSALAGYLLAQDDGADAEGSLRRSIQYGSAAASLPGTQAPRPEDLPTTGIETHRVN
- a CDS encoding YdcF family protein; translated protein: MFLLPIGIVFGACYLISRRRDPRLLRNGPFLVAAITFGIIGILAILAEYNIVASILLWIIALAIPLSILVFGIGLIANGVTMLRREGRSLGHQLSLIVGVLVLVLPIVAVVLVMQFGLPGFWIAALIGLASAYASVAFVSFAVYSIVYGRMRHTFAPSAIVIHGSGLIRGRVTALLRGRLDRGLRVYGSELARGNRPVLVPSGGQGDDEPRPEGEAMAEYIKEQGVPEADIVPETRSTSTRENIAYSVELLDAADRCGPIMLVTSDYHVLRTASLARRMNVDAQVVGSRTARYYVPSAFIREFVALLVENRVVTLIAVGTFAVLMVAILVGTLTAALG
- a CDS encoding cytidine deaminase; this translates as MQKLTSADDELCEAASAVLVRAHDSRQHRVAVAARGTSGAIYTGLSLSTARVNVCAEPTAIANARMAGEDAVDTIVAVGLDPADVPIVINPCGVCRELVPNFGDSIRVIVSDGGEVGVVSPTDLLPIPWVRARSYD
- a CDS encoding aldehyde dehydrogenase family protein → MTSPAVAQHLIAGEIFGDAGKERRNPARPGDVAVLAPVGGKTETDAAIAAAVDAQGAWAATPAPVRGAILLKAAQLLTERKPQIAEDLVREEGKTRAEAEGEVGRAIGVFQFFGSLGWSASGSVFPSGMPNTTVTTRREALGVVGLITPWNFPIAIPAWKTAPALVSGNAVVLKPAEITPMSATHLGLALRDAGLPAGVFNVVHGRGSVVGEALANDPRVAALSFTGSTNVGLKLQQTLGARRARAQLEMGGKNGVLVLDDADAKKAAKVVAAGAFSLTGQACTATSRVYVTPGVRQAFLDELTALASTYVPGDGLDAGTTMGPVVSEAQLKQDVTAVEDAVAGGARLAYGDASADGLHFAPVVATDVAHDSPIATDEIFGPVVAVLDVDDYESGLAAINDSPYGLTAGICTDSLAYSTNFASRVQAGVVKVNRPTSGLDLHVPFGGVKDSSSNTFREQGHTATEFYTWEKTVYTGLE